Below is a window of Candidatus Krumholzibacteriia bacterium DNA.
GGTGGAGGCCTCGAGGAATCCATCATTCGCGCCAAGGGGCGCCACAGAGGACAATCTCCTGTGGCGCCGTTCTCTAACTTCCACGGTAGATGCGGAACGTGGCAGCTTCCGCCAAAGATTCTTCGATGTGCTGGACCCTACCAGATTCGCCGTCATGTCCACTACTCCCCTACCGCCTGGCGTACTCAGCGCTCAGCCGGCCCAATGCCAACGCTCCGAGCAAGAGGCCGAAGTCACGAAGCGCGACGTCGAAGTAGCCGGGAATGAGGAGCAGGTTGATGATGATGGCCCCGAGCCAGGCCGCGACGACGTAACTGAAGATGCGTGGCTTCAAGGCCACGCCGATGCCAGCCACCACCTCGATGACGCCCACGGCGAACATCAAGGTGTGGCCTTGACCACCGACCAGGTTGTTCACCACGCTGGGCAGATACTTGTCCCAGTCGGTCAACACGTGGAAGAACTTGTCGAGACCGGCAAGGATGGGCGCCACCGTGAAGCCGAGATGCAGAATCCGGTAGGCCTGATATGATGGTAAGGCGGTGTCTCGCGCGGCGGCCGTCACTGTGAAGTCTGCGTCGCCCGCCCCGACGCTCATTGCGTTGCTCATGACTGTCTTCCTCCCATGGCGAGGCTGACCTTCCGACTCGACTCGTCCGCCTCGGGTTGATAGAGAACCTCTAGCACTCGGACTCGCCGGACACCTCTAGGTACCGGCCATTCGATGACATCGCCCTCTCTGTACCCGAGAAGCGCTGTCCCGACGGGAGCCAGTATCGAGAGCTTGCCTGGCCTGTCCGGCGCCGCAGGGAACTCAAGCGTGTAGGCCACCTCGATTCCCGTCTCCACGTCCTCGATGAGGACCCGAGAGTTCATCGTGATGACATTCGAAGGAATCTCCTCGGAAGGCACGACTCTGGCATGCTCGAGTTCGCGCGCCAGCATTTCCAGATGCGGCTCGTCGCGACTGCTAGAGCCCTTGCGGAACTCGAGCATGGTCCTCAGGAGCTTCATG
It encodes the following:
- a CDS encoding GreA/GreB family elongation factor, with the translated sequence MNTETSSRTILVTESDMKLLRTMLEFRKGSSSRDEPHLEMLARELEHARVVPSEEIPSNVITMNSRVLIEDVETGIEVAYTLEFPAAPDRPGKLSILAPVGTALLGYREGDVIEWPVPRGVRRVRVLEVLYQPEADESSRKVSLAMGGRQS